A genomic stretch from Xenopus laevis strain J_2021 chromosome 6S, Xenopus_laevis_v10.1, whole genome shotgun sequence includes:
- the LOC121395095 gene encoding piggyBac transposable element-derived protein 4-like, with amino-acid sequence MAKRYFTVEEAAALCMASSSEEFSDSDSEYVPPESESDSSTDESPGSSSTVTALEEPMELEQDVEEEVEVEDQEEGGRADAATGGEPAWGPPGNFTPEIPPFTAVSGVKVDTSNFEPIIFFHLFLTEAIVQDMVQYTNVYAEQYLAQNPLPRYARAQAGHPTDIAEMKRFVGLTLAMGLIKVNSLESYWDTTTVLSIPIFSATMPRNRYQLLLRFLHFNDNSRAVPPNDPSHDRLHKLRPLIDSLSERFATVYTPSQNICIDESLLLFKGRLHFRQYIPSKRARYGIKFYKLCESSSGYTNRFLIYEGKDSQLDPPGCPLDLTVSGKIVWELITPLLGRGYHLYVDNFYTSILLFKTLHCLDTPACGTINRNRKGLPRELLDKKLNRGEMYSLRNDELLAIKFLDRKNVFMLTTIHDTSVIEEQRAGRPPKSKPLCSKEYSKYMGGVDRTDQLQHYYDATRKTKAWYKKVSIYLIQMALRNSYVVYKAAVPGPKLSYYKYQLQIIPALLFGGLEEAMPEMRASDNVARLVGKHFIDTLPPTPGKPRAQKACKVCRKRGIRRDTRYCCPKCPRNPGLCFKPCFEIYHTQLHY; translated from the coding sequence ATGGCAAAAAGGTATTTTACTGTTGAAGAGGCTGCTGCCCTATGCATGGCCTCCAGCTCAGAGGAGTTTAGTGACTCTGATTCTGAGTATGTGCCCCCTGAATCAGAAAGTGACTCTTCTACTGATGAGTCACCAGGTAGTAGTAGCACGGTTACTGCCCTTGAGGAGCCCATGGAGTTGGAGCAGGATGTAGAAGAGGAGGTTGAGGTTGAGGATCAGGAAGAAGGTGGTAGGGCTGATGCTGCAACTGGAGGAGAGCCTGCATGGGGGCCTCCTGGTAATTTTACCCCCGAAATTCCCCCATTTACTGCAGTCTCTGGCGTTAAGGTGGACACCAGTAATTTTGAGccaataatttttttccatttatttttgactgagGCCATCGTACAGGATATGGTCCAGTACACAAATGTGTATGCCGAGCAATATCTTGCCCAAAATCCCCTCCCCAGATATGCTCGAGCTCAGGCGGGGCATCCCACTGATATTGCTGAAATGAAGAGGTTTGTGGGACTTACTCTAGCTATGGGGCTTATAAAAGTAAATTCCCTGGAGtcctactgggataccactactgTGCTATCCATTCCAATCTTTTCTGCCACAATGCCTAGAAACCGGTATCAGCTACTGCTCCGGTTTCTGCATTTCAATGATAATTCTAGGGCTGTACCCCCTAATGATCCTTCCCATGACAGGCTGCATAAATTGAGGCCCCTAATAGACAGCCTGTCTGAGCGCTTCGCAACAGtttacaccccctcccaaaacatTTGTATTGACGAGTCCCTTctcctcttcaaagggcgcctacaCTTCCGTCAGTACATCCCAAGCAAGCGTGCCCGCTATGGGATTaaattttataaactttgcgAAAGCAGCTCGGGGTACACCAACCGCTTTTTGATTTACGAAGGAAAGGACTCACAATTAGACCCCCCTGGTTGTCCCCTTGACCTGACTGTCAGTGGCAAAATTGTGTGGGAGCTCATCACTCCACTATTaggccgaggttaccacttatacgtggataacttttacaccaGCATCCTCCTATTCAAGACCCTACATTGTTTAGATaccccagcctgtggcaccaTAAATCGTAACCGTAAAGGATTGCCCAGGGAACTCCTCGACAAAAAACTGAACCGTGGAGAAATGTATTCCCTAAGAAATGATGAGCTCCTTGCCATCAAATTTTTggatagaaaaaatgttttcatgctgaCGACCATCCATGACACGTCAGTAATTGAAGAACAGAGAGCTGGTAGGCCCCCAAAATCTAAGCCTCTCTGTAGCAAGgagtacagtaagtacatgggTGGTGTTGACAGAACAGATCAACTCCAACATTATTACGATGCCACCCGAAAAACAAAGGCCTGGTACAAGAAAGTTAGCATATACCTTATTCAAATGGCCCTTCGAAATTCATATGTTGTCTATAAGGCAGCAGtaccaggccccaaattgtcTTATTATAAGTACCAGTTGCAGATAATCCCTGCCCTCTTGTTTGGTGGTCTAGAGGAGGCAATGCCTGAGATGCGTGCCAGTGACAACGTGGCCCGATTGGTGGGGAAGCATTTTATAGACACGCTTCCACCAACTCCTGGAAAACCAAGAGCCCAAAAAGCCTGCAaggtgtgccgcaaaaggggtatCAGACGAGATACACGGTACTGTTGCCCAAAGTGCCCTCGCAACCCCGGGTTatgtttcaaaccatgttttgaaatataccacACTCAGCTGCACTACTGA